Proteins encoded together in one Thermomonospora curvata DSM 43183 window:
- a CDS encoding crotonase/enoyl-CoA hydratase family protein produces the protein MERLPISTAHCTVEQDGHVVIVTMNRPEARNALSTSMLVGMADAFAYISQTPEVRVGILTGAGGHFCSGADLKAMGTPPEDEREQRRAAEITNYHWKGLLREAVPTKPIIAAIEGYAVAGGTELLLGTDLRVVAEGATLGLYEAKRGLFPMGGSVVRLPRQIGYAPAMEILLTARSVTPQEALAMGLINRVVPDGQALSAARELADQIAACAPLSVQAILRAHRETFHLPEEEALKVSDEIGWPIFATEDAQEGPRAFREKRPPVFKGR, from the coding sequence ATGGAGCGGCTGCCGATCAGCACCGCGCACTGCACGGTCGAGCAGGACGGTCACGTGGTGATCGTGACCATGAACCGGCCGGAGGCCCGCAACGCCCTCAGCACGTCGATGCTCGTCGGGATGGCCGACGCCTTCGCCTACATCTCCCAGACCCCCGAGGTCCGGGTGGGCATCCTGACCGGGGCGGGCGGGCACTTTTGCTCCGGCGCCGACCTGAAGGCGATGGGCACCCCGCCGGAGGACGAACGCGAACAGCGGCGGGCGGCGGAGATCACCAACTACCACTGGAAGGGCCTGCTGCGGGAGGCGGTGCCCACCAAGCCGATCATCGCCGCCATCGAGGGGTACGCGGTGGCCGGCGGCACCGAGCTGCTGCTGGGCACCGACCTGCGGGTGGTCGCCGAGGGCGCCACGCTGGGGCTGTATGAGGCCAAGCGCGGGCTGTTCCCGATGGGCGGCTCGGTGGTGCGGCTGCCCCGCCAGATCGGGTACGCCCCGGCGATGGAGATCCTGCTCACCGCCCGGTCGGTGACCCCGCAGGAGGCGCTGGCCATGGGGTTGATCAACCGGGTGGTCCCCGACGGGCAGGCCTTGTCGGCCGCCCGGGAGCTGGCCGACCAGATCGCCGCCTGCGCCCCGCTGTCGGTGCAGGCCATCTTGCGCGCCCACCGGGAGACCTTCCACCTGCCGGAGGAGGAGGCGCTCAAGGTCAGCGACGAGATCGGCTGGCCGATCTTCGCCACCGAGGACGCCCAGGAGGGGCCGCGGGCCTTCCGGGAGAAGCGTCCCCCGGTCTTCAAGGGCCGCTGA
- a CDS encoding dihydrofolate reductase family protein, whose protein sequence is MKLTLGAFLTLDGVMQAPGARDEDLAGGFAHGGWQVPYFDEELLRIQNERFAKAEAFLLGRRTYEIFAAYWPKVTGKDNLIADRLNTLPKYVVSRTLRSADWRNSTLLAGDVVQQVTELKRRPGGELQIHGSGRLAQTLAAHGLIDEYRLWFYPVLLGSGQRLFDGTTTAALRLIEAQTTGSGAIAATYRPAGEVRYGSAV, encoded by the coding sequence ATGAAGCTCACGCTGGGCGCCTTCCTCACCCTGGACGGGGTCATGCAGGCGCCCGGGGCGCGCGATGAGGACCTCGCCGGCGGTTTTGCGCACGGCGGCTGGCAGGTCCCCTACTTCGACGAGGAACTGCTGCGCATCCAGAACGAGCGGTTCGCCAAGGCCGAGGCGTTCCTGCTGGGCCGCCGCACGTATGAGATCTTCGCCGCCTACTGGCCCAAGGTGACCGGCAAGGACAACCTGATCGCCGACAGGCTCAACACGCTGCCCAAGTACGTCGTCTCCCGCACGCTGCGCTCGGCCGACTGGCGCAACTCCACGCTCCTGGCCGGGGACGTGGTGCAGCAGGTCACCGAGCTGAAGCGGCGGCCGGGCGGCGAGCTGCAGATCCACGGCAGCGGGCGGCTCGCTCAGACGCTGGCCGCCCACGGCCTGATCGACGAGTACCGGCTGTGGTTCTACCCGGTGCTGCTCGGCTCGGGACAGCGCCTGTTCGACGGCACCACGACGGCGGCGCTGCGGCTCATCGAGGCCCAGACCACCGGTAGCGGCGCCATCGCCGCCACCTACCGGCCGGCGGGCGAGGTGCGTTACGGCAGCGCGGTGTAG
- a CDS encoding thiolase domain-containing protein: protein MGNPCAVIGVGQTEYRTRRRDVSIAGLVREAAQRALEDAGLTWADIDAVVIGKAPDLFEGVMMPEAYLADALGATGKPMMRVHTAGSVGGSTAIVAAGLIHSGVHERVLTVAWEKQSESNATWALTIESPHNASLVVGAGGYFAPHIRAYMRRSGAPDHIGTLVAVKDRLNALKNPYAHLKIPGISREMVESTPMLWEPIRYLETCPSSDGACAMVLASESAARRAPNPPAWILGTSMRSEPIFFAGRDVVNPQAGRDAAADVYRQAGIDDPRRDLDCAEVYVPFSWYEPMWLENLGFCGEGEGWKLTESGATALDGDIPWNPSGGVLSSNPIGASGMIRFAEAALQVRGMAGEHQVDGARKALGHAYGGGAQFFAMWIVGSDKP, encoded by the coding sequence ATGGGTAACCCGTGTGCCGTCATCGGCGTCGGGCAGACCGAGTACAGGACCCGGCGGCGGGATGTGTCGATAGCCGGGCTGGTGCGGGAGGCCGCGCAGCGGGCGCTCGAGGACGCCGGCCTGACCTGGGCCGACATCGACGCCGTGGTGATCGGCAAGGCCCCCGACCTGTTCGAGGGCGTGATGATGCCGGAGGCGTACCTGGCCGACGCGCTGGGCGCCACCGGCAAGCCGATGATGCGGGTGCACACCGCCGGGTCGGTGGGCGGCTCCACGGCGATCGTGGCGGCCGGGCTGATCCACAGCGGCGTGCATGAGCGGGTGCTGACCGTGGCCTGGGAGAAGCAGTCCGAATCCAACGCCACCTGGGCGCTGACGATCGAGTCCCCGCACAACGCGTCCCTGGTGGTGGGGGCGGGCGGCTACTTCGCCCCGCACATCCGCGCCTACATGCGGCGCTCGGGCGCCCCCGACCACATCGGCACGCTGGTGGCGGTCAAGGACCGGCTGAACGCGCTGAAGAACCCGTACGCCCACCTGAAGATCCCCGGCATCTCCCGGGAGATGGTCGAGTCCACCCCGATGCTGTGGGAGCCCATCCGCTACCTGGAGACCTGCCCGTCCTCCGACGGCGCCTGCGCGATGGTGCTGGCCTCAGAGAGCGCGGCGCGGCGCGCCCCCAACCCGCCGGCCTGGATCCTGGGCACCTCCATGCGCTCTGAGCCGATCTTCTTCGCCGGGCGGGACGTGGTGAACCCCCAGGCCGGCCGGGACGCGGCGGCCGACGTCTACCGGCAGGCCGGCATCGACGACCCGCGCCGCGACCTGGACTGCGCCGAGGTGTACGTCCCCTTCTCCTGGTACGAGCCGATGTGGCTGGAGAACCTGGGGTTCTGCGGCGAGGGCGAGGGCTGGAAGCTCACCGAGTCCGGCGCCACCGCGCTGGACGGCGACATCCCCTGGAACCCCTCCGGCGGGGTGCTGTCGTCCAACCCGATCGGCGCGTCCGGGATGATCCGCTTCGCCGAGGCCGCGCTGCAGGTGCGCGGCATGGCCGGCGAGCACCAGGTGGACGGCGCCCGCAAGGCCCTGGGCCACGCCTACGGCGGCGGCGCGCAGTTCTTCGCCATGTGGATCGTCGGCTCCGACAAGCCGTGA
- a CDS encoding MarR family winged helix-turn-helix transcriptional regulator — protein sequence MPDRAEVIEEMRVALQRSAMWSMMLQHAAASRAGINMTDSQCINLLVLDGPQTPGKLAHSMGITTGGAITAVIDRLEKAGYVKRTRDPADRRRVIVEPVPEAVSRVAAYFEPIARAFTDRMSELTDEQLEVLAEWIRWSNEAMPGVLEEIERMP from the coding sequence GTGCCGGATCGCGCTGAGGTGATCGAGGAGATGCGGGTGGCGCTGCAGCGCAGCGCCATGTGGTCGATGATGCTCCAGCACGCCGCCGCCAGCAGGGCGGGCATCAACATGACCGACTCCCAGTGCATCAACCTGCTCGTGCTGGACGGGCCGCAGACCCCCGGCAAGCTCGCCCACAGCATGGGCATCACCACCGGAGGGGCGATCACCGCCGTCATCGACCGGCTGGAGAAGGCCGGCTACGTCAAGCGCACCCGCGACCCGGCCGACCGGCGGCGCGTCATCGTGGAGCCGGTGCCCGAGGCGGTCTCCCGGGTGGCCGCCTACTTCGAGCCGATCGCCCGGGCCTTCACCGACCGCATGTCCGAGCTCACCGACGAGCAGCTGGAAGTCCTGGCGGAGTGGATCCGCTGGAGCAACGAGGCGATGCCCGGCGTGCTGGAGGAGATCGAGCGGATGCCCTGA
- a CDS encoding acyl-CoA synthetase, with protein sequence MGSLGFWRLAQADPEWIAAVDPDGTEHTAGEVLARANRLVHGLRALGLKKGDGICGLVPNGVDGLTLYLAALQAGWYYTPINWHLTGPEIGYIVADAEAKAFFVHERYAAEGRRGADEAKLEDHRRFSFGEVEGFRPFSELVDGQPDTLPEDRTAGATMHYTSGTTGRPKGVRRPLPGIDPDDNGELLTFLLGLFGIPPGRPAGGEPQAHLVTSPSYHTAVTQFGGTALHMGHTLVYMDKWDAEETLRLIERYRVTNTHMVPTHFKRLLSLPEEVRNRYDVSSMKWAIHAAAPCPIPLKQQMLDWWGDCIWEYYAATEGGGTIASPQDWREHPGTVGKAWPISELLIVDDDGNEVPPGTPGTIYMKMAGAQFEYKGDKEKTEKSRLRDFFTVGDVGYLTEDGFLFLSDRKADMIISGGANIYPAEIENEILTHPKVADVAVFGIPDEEWGEQIKAVVEPAEGVEPGPELAQEILASLEGRLARMKWPKSIDFIDKMPREPNGKLLKRKLRDPYWKDREVAI encoded by the coding sequence ATGGGGTCGTTGGGTTTTTGGAGGCTGGCGCAGGCCGATCCGGAATGGATCGCGGCCGTTGATCCGGACGGCACCGAGCACACCGCCGGGGAAGTGCTCGCCCGGGCCAACCGGCTGGTTCACGGGCTGCGCGCGCTGGGGCTGAAGAAGGGCGACGGCATCTGCGGGCTGGTGCCCAACGGAGTGGACGGCCTGACGCTGTACCTGGCGGCGCTGCAGGCGGGCTGGTACTACACCCCGATCAACTGGCACCTGACCGGGCCGGAGATCGGCTACATCGTGGCGGACGCCGAGGCCAAGGCGTTCTTCGTGCACGAGCGGTACGCCGCCGAAGGACGGCGCGGCGCTGATGAGGCCAAGCTGGAGGACCACCGCCGGTTCTCCTTCGGCGAGGTCGAAGGGTTCCGCCCGTTCTCGGAACTGGTGGACGGGCAGCCCGACACCCTGCCGGAGGACCGCACCGCCGGCGCCACCATGCACTACACCTCGGGCACCACCGGCCGGCCCAAGGGCGTGCGGCGCCCGCTGCCGGGCATCGACCCCGACGACAACGGCGAGCTGCTGACGTTCCTGCTGGGCCTGTTCGGCATCCCGCCGGGCCGCCCCGCGGGCGGGGAGCCGCAGGCGCACCTGGTGACCTCGCCGTCCTACCACACCGCCGTCACCCAGTTCGGCGGGACGGCCCTGCACATGGGCCACACGCTGGTCTACATGGACAAGTGGGACGCCGAGGAGACGCTGCGGCTGATCGAGCGCTACCGCGTCACCAACACCCACATGGTGCCCACCCACTTCAAGCGGCTGCTGTCGCTGCCCGAAGAGGTCCGCAACCGCTACGACGTCTCGTCGATGAAGTGGGCGATCCACGCCGCGGCGCCCTGCCCCATCCCCCTCAAGCAGCAGATGCTCGACTGGTGGGGCGACTGCATCTGGGAGTACTACGCGGCCACCGAGGGCGGCGGCACCATCGCCTCCCCGCAGGACTGGCGGGAGCACCCCGGCACCGTCGGCAAGGCCTGGCCGATCAGCGAGCTGCTGATCGTCGACGACGACGGCAACGAGGTGCCGCCGGGCACCCCCGGCACCATCTACATGAAGATGGCCGGCGCCCAGTTCGAGTACAAGGGCGACAAGGAGAAGACCGAAAAGAGCCGGCTGCGCGACTTCTTCACCGTCGGCGACGTCGGCTACCTCACCGAGGACGGCTTCCTGTTCCTGTCCGACCGCAAGGCCGACATGATCATCTCCGGTGGGGCCAACATCTACCCCGCCGAGATCGAGAACGAGATCCTCACCCACCCCAAGGTCGCCGATGTGGCCGTGTTCGGCATCCCCGACGAGGAGTGGGGCGAGCAGATCAAGGCCGTGGTCGAGCCCGCCGAGGGCGTGGAGCCCGGCCCGGAGCTGGCCCAGGAGATCCTGGCCTCCCTGGAGGGCCGGCTGGCCCGCATGAAGTGGCCCAAGTCCATCGACTTCATCGACAAGATGCCGCGCGAGCCCAACGGAAAGCTGCTCAAGCGCAAGCTGCGGGACCCGTACTGGAAGGACCGCGAAGTTGCCATCTAG
- a CDS encoding Zn-ribbon domain-containing OB-fold protein, whose protein sequence is MPSSPNHVLEFPGGYTRSVGPVIGRFLTELRDGRLMGVRTAGGRVLVPPTEYDPATGEAVTDEWVEVGPSGTVQTWSWVAHPRPEHPLDRPFAWALIKPDGADTALLHALDMGVHEAGAKPPRQLKTGLRVRPKWRAERSGHISDIECFRPEVTMITAPTRQEYTLGAGRALGRFLEGIAEGRILGHRCPVCDSVIVPMKGMCARDGVPTTEEVEVADTGTVTTFAVNNIPDPRAPEVPFVSAYILLDGADIPMLALVAGIPADQVRIGMRVKAAWRPREEWGPTMANIKWFEPIDEPDVPFERIKDYV, encoded by the coding sequence TTGCCATCTAGTCCCAACCACGTCCTGGAATTCCCGGGCGGCTACACGCGCTCGGTCGGCCCGGTCATCGGCCGCTTCCTGACCGAGCTGCGCGACGGCCGGCTGATGGGCGTGCGCACGGCCGGCGGGCGGGTGCTGGTCCCGCCGACCGAGTACGACCCGGCCACCGGCGAGGCCGTCACCGACGAATGGGTGGAGGTCGGCCCCTCGGGCACGGTGCAGACCTGGTCGTGGGTCGCCCACCCGCGCCCGGAGCACCCGCTGGACCGGCCCTTCGCCTGGGCGCTGATCAAACCGGACGGCGCCGACACCGCCCTGCTGCACGCCCTGGACATGGGCGTGCACGAGGCCGGCGCCAAGCCGCCCCGGCAGCTGAAGACCGGCCTGCGGGTGCGCCCCAAGTGGCGGGCCGAACGCAGCGGGCACATCAGCGACATCGAGTGCTTCCGCCCCGAGGTCACGATGATCACCGCGCCGACCCGGCAGGAGTACACCCTGGGCGCCGGCAGGGCCCTGGGCCGCTTCCTGGAGGGCATCGCCGAGGGCAGGATCCTGGGCCACCGCTGCCCGGTGTGCGACAGCGTGATCGTCCCGATGAAGGGCATGTGCGCCCGCGACGGGGTGCCCACCACCGAGGAGGTGGAGGTCGCCGACACCGGCACCGTCACCACCTTCGCGGTCAACAACATCCCCGACCCGCGCGCCCCCGAGGTGCCGTTCGTGTCGGCCTACATCCTGCTGGACGGCGCCGACATCCCCATGCTCGCCCTGGTCGCCGGGATCCCCGCCGACCAGGTCCGGATCGGCATGCGCGTCAAGGCGGCCTGGCGGCCCCGCGAGGAGTGGGGGCCGACGATGGCCAACATCAAGTGGTTCGAGCCGATCGACGAGCCCGACGTGCCTTTTGAGCGGATCAAGGATTACGTATGA
- a CDS encoding acyl-CoA synthetase — protein MEFNYADLFEGVADAIGGRTAAVCGDQRVTYAELDAQATRLAHHLQEAGVEPGQHVAIQLYNGLEYITALLAALKIRAVPININYRYVESELVYLYTDSDSVALIYDVEFDERVAAAAAHAPKLRHFIAVGGESAVPGAVRFEDALRGRSTERDFPVRSGKDLYIIYTGGTTGMPKGVMWEMEQMLHAFWNPTMPRPAKPEDVIAQAAGSGPLVMMPVAPLMHGAAQMNTWIAWWMGATLVYVRKFDPAEVWRAVEREKVNSMTVTGDAMAIPLAEELTRNSYDLSSLYAFVSTGAILTGAVRQRLSALLPNLMIMDRFGSTESGSTAEATAGSSPEKGLKFAADTDSIAVLDESLRPVEPGSGVLGQVARTGHIPVGYYNDPEKTARTFPEIDGKRWLLTGDIATVEADGTIAVFGRGSQAINTGGEKVFPEEVEAVLKGHPAVYDAVVTGVPDERWGNRVAAVVQPSAGHTPTFEELDAHCRKHLSGYKVPRVYAFVPEMKRSPAGKADYRWAKEVARRAAAPA, from the coding sequence ATGGAGTTCAACTACGCAGATCTGTTCGAGGGGGTCGCGGACGCGATCGGGGGACGCACCGCGGCGGTGTGCGGTGACCAAAGGGTCACCTACGCCGAGCTGGACGCGCAGGCCACCCGGCTGGCGCACCACCTGCAGGAGGCGGGGGTGGAGCCGGGGCAGCACGTGGCCATCCAGCTCTACAACGGCCTGGAATACATCACCGCGCTGCTGGCCGCCCTGAAGATCCGGGCCGTGCCGATCAACATCAACTACCGGTACGTGGAAAGCGAGCTGGTCTACCTCTACACCGACTCCGACAGCGTCGCCCTGATCTACGACGTGGAGTTCGACGAGCGGGTGGCCGCCGCCGCGGCGCACGCCCCCAAGCTGCGGCACTTCATCGCGGTCGGCGGCGAGTCGGCGGTGCCCGGGGCGGTGCGCTTTGAGGACGCGCTGCGCGGCCGTTCCACTGAGCGGGACTTCCCGGTACGTTCCGGCAAAGACCTGTATATTATCTACACAGGGGGCACCACGGGCATGCCCAAGGGCGTGATGTGGGAGATGGAGCAGATGCTCCACGCCTTCTGGAATCCCACCATGCCCCGTCCCGCCAAGCCCGAGGACGTCATCGCCCAGGCCGCCGGCTCCGGCCCGCTGGTGATGATGCCGGTCGCCCCGCTGATGCACGGCGCCGCCCAGATGAACACCTGGATCGCCTGGTGGATGGGCGCCACGCTGGTGTACGTGCGCAAGTTCGACCCCGCCGAGGTCTGGCGGGCCGTCGAGCGGGAGAAGGTCAACTCCATGACCGTCACCGGGGACGCGATGGCCATCCCGCTGGCGGAAGAGCTGACCCGCAACTCCTATGACCTGTCGTCGCTGTACGCCTTCGTCTCCACCGGCGCGATCCTGACCGGCGCGGTGCGGCAGCGCTTGTCCGCCCTGCTGCCCAACCTAATGATCATGGACCGTTTCGGCTCCACCGAATCCGGTTCCACCGCCGAGGCCACCGCGGGCTCCAGCCCGGAGAAGGGGCTGAAGTTCGCCGCCGACACCGACAGCATCGCCGTGCTGGACGAGTCGCTGCGGCCCGTCGAACCCGGCTCGGGCGTGCTCGGCCAGGTCGCCCGCACCGGCCACATCCCGGTGGGCTACTACAACGACCCGGAGAAGACCGCCCGGACCTTCCCCGAGATCGACGGCAAGCGCTGGCTGCTGACCGGCGACATCGCCACCGTGGAGGCCGACGGCACCATCGCGGTGTTCGGCCGCGGCTCCCAGGCCATCAACACCGGCGGCGAGAAGGTCTTCCCCGAGGAGGTCGAGGCCGTCCTCAAAGGACACCCGGCCGTCTACGACGCGGTCGTCACCGGCGTCCCCGACGAACGCTGGGGCAACCGGGTGGCGGCGGTGGTGCAGCCGTCCGCCGGCCACACCCCCACCTTCGAGGAACTGGACGCGCACTGCCGCAAGCACCTGTCCGGCTACAAGGTGCCCCGGGTCTACGCCTTCGTCCCGGAGATGAAGCGCTCTCCGGCCGGCAAGGCCGACTACCGCTGGGCCAAGGAGGTGGCCCGGCGCGCCGCCGCCCCCGCCTGA
- a CDS encoding SDR family oxidoreductase: MQTGLQGKTALITGASRGIGKASAMALAAEGANVVLSSRKQEALDEVAAEIRAAHPEVGVLAKAAHVGDAEQAAACMDAAIAEFGGIDVLVNNAGTNPYYGPMVDIDAARAAKTVEVNQFSIVQWTSLAWKKSMAERGGVIVNMASIGGMVTEGGIGYYNATKAAVIHLTRQFAVELAPKVRVNAIAPGLVKTHLARALWEPHEERISKALPLGRLGEPEDIANVVVFLAGDASSWMTGQTIVVDGGSIVRPSIA; the protein is encoded by the coding sequence ATGCAGACCGGACTGCAGGGCAAGACGGCGCTGATCACCGGCGCCTCGCGCGGGATCGGCAAGGCCAGCGCCATGGCGCTGGCCGCAGAGGGCGCCAACGTGGTGCTGTCGTCCCGCAAGCAGGAAGCACTGGATGAGGTGGCCGCCGAGATCCGCGCGGCCCACCCCGAGGTCGGGGTGCTGGCCAAGGCCGCGCACGTGGGCGACGCCGAGCAGGCCGCCGCCTGCATGGACGCCGCGATCGCCGAGTTCGGCGGGATCGACGTGCTGGTCAACAACGCCGGCACCAACCCCTACTACGGGCCGATGGTGGACATCGACGCCGCCCGCGCCGCCAAGACCGTCGAGGTCAACCAGTTCTCCATCGTGCAGTGGACCTCGCTGGCCTGGAAGAAGTCGATGGCCGAGCGGGGCGGCGTGATCGTCAACATGGCCAGCATCGGCGGCATGGTCACCGAGGGCGGCATCGGCTACTACAACGCCACCAAGGCCGCGGTGATCCACCTGACCCGGCAGTTCGCCGTGGAGCTGGCCCCCAAGGTGCGGGTCAACGCCATCGCCCCCGGCCTGGTCAAGACCCACCTGGCCCGCGCCCTGTGGGAGCCCCACGAGGAGCGGATCAGCAAGGCGCTGCCGCTGGGCCGGCTCGGTGAGCCCGAGGACATCGCCAACGTCGTGGTCTTCCTGGCCGGCGACGCCTCCTCCTGGATGACCGGGCAGACCATCGTGGTGGACGGAGGCTCCATCGTCCGCCCGTCCATCGCCTGA
- a CDS encoding thiolase domain-containing protein: MSRDIAVVAFVQTKHTAEDAGLTEPELLAPVIAEIKERTGIDRFGFTCSGSCDYLEGKPFAFVSALDPVGAWPPISESHVEMDAAWALYEAYVRLLHDDIDTALVYGFGKSSQTDVRKVMTFQLDPYYLAPLGPDQVSLAALQARAYLERAGAKEDDLRAVAARSRAAGRENPYALHLEDPDPSAGYEVAPLRPYDVAPITDGAAAIVLAAGDKARELCERPAWITGIDHRADPHSPGARDLSRSESARIAGERAGAAGVEVAELHAQFSHEELILREALKLGEDVLVNPSGGALSANPVMAAGLIRIGEAAARIHDGSAGKVLGHASSGPCLQQNLVCVMEGEPRG, translated from the coding sequence ATGAGCAGGGATATCGCGGTCGTCGCGTTCGTCCAGACCAAGCACACCGCCGAGGACGCCGGGCTGACCGAGCCGGAGCTGCTGGCCCCGGTCATCGCCGAGATCAAGGAGCGCACCGGCATCGACCGGTTCGGCTTCACCTGCTCGGGGTCGTGCGACTACCTGGAGGGCAAGCCGTTCGCGTTCGTCTCGGCGCTGGACCCGGTCGGCGCCTGGCCGCCCATCTCCGAAAGCCACGTGGAGATGGACGCCGCCTGGGCGCTGTATGAGGCCTACGTCCGGCTGCTGCACGACGACATCGACACCGCGCTGGTCTACGGGTTCGGCAAGTCCTCCCAGACCGACGTGCGCAAGGTGATGACGTTCCAGCTCGACCCCTACTACCTGGCCCCGCTGGGACCCGACCAGGTCTCGCTGGCCGCCCTGCAGGCCCGCGCCTACCTGGAGCGGGCCGGGGCCAAGGAGGACGACCTGCGCGCGGTGGCCGCCAGGTCCCGGGCGGCCGGGCGGGAGAACCCCTACGCCCTGCACCTGGAGGACCCCGACCCCTCGGCCGGCTACGAGGTGGCGCCGCTGCGCCCCTACGACGTCGCCCCCATCACCGACGGGGCCGCGGCGATCGTGCTGGCCGCCGGGGACAAGGCCCGCGAGCTGTGCGAGCGCCCGGCCTGGATCACCGGCATCGACCACCGCGCCGACCCGCACTCCCCGGGCGCGCGGGATCTGAGCCGCAGCGAGTCGGCCCGCATCGCCGGGGAGCGGGCCGGGGCGGCCGGGGTCGAGGTGGCCGAGCTGCACGCCCAGTTCAGCCACGAGGAACTGATCCTGCGCGAGGCGCTGAAGCTGGGCGAGGACGTGCTGGTCAACCCCTCCGGCGGGGCGCTGTCGGCCAACCCGGTCATGGCCGCCGGGCTGATCCGCATCGGCGAGGCCGCCGCCCGCATCCACGACGGGAGTGCGGGCAAGGTGCTCGGGCACGCCTCCTCCGGCCCGTGCCTGCAGCAGAACCTCGTCTGCGTCATGGAAGGAGAGCCCCGTGGGTGA
- a CDS encoding LLM class F420-dependent oxidoreductase, whose translation MTARWGLTVPMTGVPLAEHRQIVTELTDLGYTDVWSAETNGADGFTPLALSSQWGPDLRLGTAIVPVYTRGPALLAQQAATLASLAPGRFVLGIGSSSDTIVQRWNGIPFTEPYQRVRDTLRFLRKALTGEKVSDEALGVQGFKLDAPPPQQPPIVLAALRPGMLRLAAREADGAITNWLAPHDVRTVRGVLGEEPELLARLFVCPTDDAEKARATGRWMIAAYMNVPVYRAFHQWLGRGDALKPMNDAWDAGDRKAALEAIPDEVVDDLIVHGSPAACRDRIRQYVEAGLTTPILAVVPGSGMSPLEAVRALAPSAG comes from the coding sequence ATGACCGCTCGCTGGGGCCTGACCGTCCCGATGACCGGGGTGCCGCTGGCCGAGCACCGCCAGATCGTGACCGAGCTGACCGACCTGGGCTACACCGACGTCTGGTCGGCGGAGACCAACGGCGCCGACGGCTTCACCCCGCTCGCCCTGTCCTCCCAGTGGGGGCCGGACCTGCGGCTGGGCACGGCGATCGTGCCGGTCTACACCCGCGGGCCGGCGCTGCTGGCCCAGCAGGCCGCCACGCTGGCCTCCCTGGCGCCGGGACGCTTCGTGCTGGGCATCGGCTCCTCGTCGGACACCATCGTGCAGCGCTGGAACGGCATCCCCTTCACCGAGCCCTACCAGAGGGTGCGCGACACGCTGCGGTTCCTGCGCAAGGCCCTCACCGGGGAGAAGGTGAGCGACGAGGCGCTGGGCGTGCAGGGCTTCAAGCTGGACGCGCCCCCGCCGCAGCAGCCGCCGATCGTGCTGGCCGCGCTGCGCCCGGGGATGCTGCGCCTGGCCGCCCGCGAGGCCGACGGCGCCATCACCAACTGGCTGGCCCCGCATGATGTGCGCACCGTGCGCGGGGTGCTGGGGGAGGAGCCGGAACTGCTGGCCCGGCTGTTCGTGTGCCCCACCGACGACGCCGAGAAGGCCCGCGCCACGGGCCGCTGGATGATCGCCGCGTACATGAACGTCCCGGTCTACCGGGCGTTCCACCAGTGGCTGGGCCGGGGGGACGCGCTGAAGCCGATGAACGACGCCTGGGACGCCGGCGACCGCAAGGCCGCGCTGGAGGCCATCCCCGACGAGGTGGTGGACGACCTCATCGTGCACGGCTCCCCGGCGGCCTGCCGCGACCGCATCCGCCAGTACGTGGAGGCGGGATTGACCACCCCGATCCTGGCGGTGGTGCCCGGCAGCGGCATGTCCCCGCTGGAGGCGGTCCGCGCCCTGGCCCCCTCGGCGGGCTGA